The DNA sequence aaaataagttttttttacttaaactaTAAATAAGttatatttcaaaataataaatacctatatattattatactaaTAACTTTAATGAtaacttgttatatatatatatatataaatattttattgaataataactttttatatttgattgctatttgttgatttattatatatagttaaaattaatatgaaaaGTTATTAAAAAGTAACATAAACGTATCTTAAATAACTAGCCAATTTCATAggttactaaattttttttcaattttatttaaaaatgttACCACATAGTATTTTATTAGTATACTACATTAGGGATGTACATCgatcggtttgggcggtttatcctatatattttctaacacAATCtaaaaatttaagtgcaacccgcccaatttttaaaaaaaaaaataatctgtaaaccgaccaacggtttgggcggtttggtcgggttaacctgCCCAAACTggccagattttttttttggtttcaaagtcaataaaaattaaaaagataaattaaaaatattaaattccaccataaattaaaaatattaaattccaCCAAAGCACAAcacaatatatatgactttgAAACTAACAAATAAGTATATAATTCtgttgcaaccaatgtaaggtttcttgaactttatatgtgtttaaattctattattttagagatttatatttaggatgttaaataacatacatggtagcaaatctagatcctgataaaataattacCAACAGGTAGACACAACAATTAAACCTAAACACCCTATTAAGATCTGAAAGGACATTcataattaaaaacaaatagGGTTCATCCTAAGATATGCTAAAAAACGAGATCAAACCTGCAAGGACCTCATTAATGTTTCTCCGTGTTTGCTTCAATCTCTTCTGTAAGCAAGATGATTCCGATCTCAATTGGTGGAGTGGAGACAGTTGAATGTCATTCGACATGAATGTTGGACCACCACAACATAGAGAGGGGTGGAGAAAATATCTGAGAAAACGAAAAGATGAGTAATCATAATGGCGCCTGAAGTTTAAAGAGGTAGACGATGAAATCTGTGATGAAAGCATGCTTGCGGAGGATGGAGGGTATTCTTGAGGGTGTGATCTCCTTTTCTTTTCCCTAACGAGGTGTTCAAAATAATATGATTATAAGGAAATGTGTAAACTGTGTTTGGTTGTGTAGAGTAATATGTAATCatatttctattaattaaattaaactgTTTGGTTGAATACAggaatcttatatattattttaaaaaattaaaataaaaatatttatatatatatttaatgttaattatataaaaataaaataattattcattaaagaaatttatttattaattagtaaatattaaattggggaattacctcatatactgtttttttaactttttttttttttttttcaaatttacagtttgggtttctaaagtggttgcagcgctagttgcaatatgagttttcatacgattttttgttgcaatttaggatGCAACATTAGTTGCAATAgaggtttctatgtagaatttcgtaaaaatgcaaaaaaaaaaaaaaaaaaaaaaagaaagaaactgttttgaagtgtaaaaatgaaaaaggccatattaaattttattgtattttttattaattaaaatgaatatttatatatattttatcactatattatttatttttgtttgctaTGTCATGTATGTGTACACCATCCgcataaaatttatgtataatgaatatacatatattattgctaataatataaaaataactaagttaaaaaaaaaccgATCTCACAAACTAAAtatataccataatattttatttataataaatgataatattattggtatttaattttatttattaattcaaagattctattcaaattaatataatagaaGATAATGATTCAATCCTACTTTTTTTAAAGTATCAACATCACCCTCCTCAAGGGTAGTTATAATACTAAGGGGCTGTTTGGAATAGGTTAATGCTAGTAAGGGAatggtaatgtgaaacattaccTTGTTTGTTTGAAGTGTTTAACCTTGGAATGTTATTCCCCTAGTAATATAGCTACCCTTGAGGAAGGTAATGTTCATACTTTAAAAAATGGTAGGATTGAATTATTACATTCCATTATATcattttgaataatatttttgaattaataaataaatttaagggactttttcatttttacactttaaaatagttttttttttttttttttttttttttttttttttttgcatttttacgaaattctacatacaacccctattgcaactagcgcagcaacctaaattgcaaccaaaaatcgtatagaaacccctattgcaactagcgttacaaccactttagaaacccaaaccgtaaatttgaaaaagaaaagttaaaataatagtaTATGGGGCAATTCCCCtaaatttaaataccaataatattatcatttattataaataaaatattacgatATATATTTAGTCCGTGAGATTAGTTTTTCTTAACTgagttattttatattattagcaataacatatatatacttattatacataaattttatgcGGATGGTGTACATAAATGACATAgcgaacaaaaataaataacatagtgataaaatatatagaaatgttcattttaattaataaaaaatacaataaaatttaatgtttactaattaataaatatattactttaataaataattattttatttttatatgtaattaacattaaataaatataataaaaaaatatttttattttaatttttcaaaataatatataagattccTGTACTCAACCAAACAGTGTAATTTAATTAACAtgaatataattacatattacccTACACAGCCAAACACATTTTACACATTTCCCtataatcatattctccttcataatattctctataatcaaattattttgaatacCTCATACCAAACGCCCCCTAAGGGAATAACATTCTAAGGTTAAACACTCAAAACAAACAAggtaatgtttcacattaccattcaagttttatttttagggGAGTTCTTTTTGCACcccataaaatgataaatatattaaattatttaaaaaatataaacttaaaataatttttaaaaattactcttaatatttttttaaaatttttccctcatattattttatgttaatttcaatacttatttgattttatttttataattttttttttaacttgtgtataaatattttttatttttttaaaaaaattcatataatattttatttttattattttgtcatatttaaaatataatttatttttatttaatagatatattttttaaaaatataaattaaaagaaaaagttaaaaaaaatttagtatatgaattttatataaaataaaatatctttacaaattttaaataaaatttggcTATTTTTATTAGTTGATATATAATACTATTACCTACcctcaattttttcttttctatctttGTTAGCTTTTCTTTGTGGAAAACCTAATTGGGTCCCACCACGTTTGTCGGCAGAAGGAAATTGGTTCGAAGTTTCAAACACGTCACGTCGAGATTCCCGAAGATGAGATTAGTTAGAATAGGGACAATTTTGGGAAAACAATTCACTGATAATGCCACGTGGCACTTATCTTTGACGTGGCATCGCATTCCTCCGCAATTATCGTCAAAGGAAATGTCCACTTTGatttaaatacttaattaattaccataaatatataaatatatgtagtgCGCCATGGTGATAGAAACCATTTCGCAGAAAAGAAACAAAACCCTACCGCCATTGCCCCAAGCTGCTTTTTCTTCATCGTTTTCCTTGAAGTTGCAGAGCTTGGCATTTACCGAAAACCTAACCtaattcttctttttttatttttattgctaGATTTCATATTTCATTTTTGAAACGTCGGCGGTCTTCTGTTTATATAAGGTATTTCATACAAATTCCTGGAAAAATTCATCcgattttatttgttattcgTATTTTCTAAGCTTTAAATTTCTGGATCTGAAGTCCTTTCATCTCGATCGTTGTATGtgtatgttttttttctttaaaaaaaaaaaaagaatgggtGACAGAACACTCATGTTGTTTTTTCTCTGgattgctatatatatatatatatatatatattaaaattttgttgCGTTGTTTGATGATACATGTATTCTTTTGTGTTCTTTCGTGGGTGGTTTTGCTAGAGTCAGGAATCTTTTCAGAATCTTCtggttttttcttttccttagGAGGGTGAGGGTAAAAGAATAATTATGGGTTGTGATTGGATGGTTTCGGTTCAGGATCATCAATTTGTTTTGTCAGCAGGTGTCGATCACTGGTTTAATTTCGTATCTAGGAGATTGGAGGAAttcatttcattaaaaaaattcataGCAGACGTCATTTGTTACGGAAAAGAAGAAAAGGGCTTGATGCTAATTTAGTGTAGTGCAGAATTTGAAAGCAGAAGTATCAGAATGCGCACAAGGACATGCTAATTTGTTTTTTTACTATTTAGTCTTCAAAAGATTTGACGGGGATAATAAGCTTGGTTTATGTTTGGAATCATGCCGGTTTCAGCAAATGAAGAGGTGTTTATTTAGTCTTAGATTCAAAGTTACTACTAAAAATTAGTGTGaagtattattgttattttagcTCCGGGATATTGATGAATTAATCTTGCATTGCAGAGTGGGGTTAAACCCGTTATTCGGCAGTCTGTTGACTATCTTGCAGGTATTCCTATTAAAAAAAGAAGGTTTCCTTTATTCAGGCCAAACTCACCGCCTCCAGCTGAAGAGCCATGTTTGTGTCCGACAGAAACTAGTTCACTGCAAAAGGACCAATCTAGCCTATCCCAAGGATCAAGGCTTTCATATTCGAGTGTTGCAACAACTTCTTCAGGTTTATCGGATGTGGTCAAGCATCCTGAACCTGAAGCAAGAAGCTCTAGTGTTGTGAGTGATCATGTGGGGAATATCAATTTGACAAATATCATGCATCCTGAACCTGAAGAAAGAAGCTCTAGTGTTGTGAATGATCATGTGAGGAATATCAGTTTGACAAATATCAAAGTTGAAGAAACTAGCCTGACGACACAGCCAGGATCTGCTGCTAACATGAATGGGGAAGAGAAACTAGTGAAAGCTAAAGACCCTATAGATCAGACTATTTCAGTGAAAAATGTGTTAAAACCAGCTGGATCTCTTGCCCTTAATGTTGGGTTTGATGTGCCTATTAAGGATAGAACTGAAGTGAAGGTTGAACCAGAAGTTGCTGCTTTACAAGAAAACAGCAAGTCATTACTGAATTTGAAAGAACAGTTTGTTCTAGCTTTGTCAAGCAAAAGTAGTGGAAGCCAGCATCAGGAGACTTTGGAACCTGTTCCACAGAATTTGTCTTCGAGTAAAGAAAGAAGCAGCAGCTATTGCAAAGGCGATGCTGGTGAAGTAAATGTCCATAGGGCTCATCTTTGTGCCAATCGGGCTAACTGGGATTTGAATACCCCAATGGATACATGGGAGAGTTCTTTGAATGATGCAGTTATTAGTCAAACATCTGCTGGTGGAATGGTCCCAGCTGGTCGAAGAGAAGATGAACAGCCATTGATAGGACTTGCTATCACTTCTGAAAAGCTATCAAGTATAGAGAGTAAGAATGTAACTGATTTCTCCCGGCTGTCTAGCCATAAAGACAAACCTGGTGACTCTCTTCATTTACAACTTAGTCCGTCTTGTCTTAACTTCCCCATTCAAGAACCTTCAACTGCATCCCCTAAGTTAGATACAAACAAAGTTATTCCTATGACAAGCATGCCTAGAGTTGTTTTGCCAAGTATCAACATTGGGAAGGGTATTATTAGACCTGTAAAATCAGAGCCAGTTGAGGAGAGAGTTAAGGTGGAGACACATGGTGCTGAATCCTTTAGTTTGGCCTCATTAGACAGTTCAGTGGCATCTTCTGTAAACGGGTTGCcattaaaattaaatgaacaaaTGGTAGAAGGCACAGATAAACACTTTTCATGTGCAGTTAGATGTAAAACTGCAGATATCCCGTGCCCCATAGAGAATTCTTCTTTTCTGACTGAGAATAAAAATTCAACTGCAGCAGTTATGTGTAAAAACACAGAGGTAGCTAGCCCTGTCAGGAATCCTTCTTCATCTGCAGAGTATAAACCTTCTGGTGAAACAAGTAAAACTGCAGAGAGTATTTGCTCTGTTATGAATTCTTCCTTTCATACTGCGTTGGGCATGGGCGGTGAACATATAAATCAATCAGAAAGATTTAGTTCTACTAGTGCAATGCATCTCGAAGCTTGTGAAAGTAGTGGGAAGTTTACACTAGATAAGGCTGCTACGTCAGTGAGTATTGATGTTAATGTAGACACTACAAATCCTGAACGTAGTAAGGTTGATGATTCTAAGAAGTGTGGATCAAAAGTCGCTAATGATCTACCTTTGCGTGGAGATGGTGAGGGTTCTGCGAGTGATGATGAAAAGATTAATATTTCAGCTGAAACAGGAGACTCTTATAGTTCTGATTATGAGTCAGATGGTAATCACGCTATAGATATGAGTATTGATATGGAATTGGATAGTGATTATGAAGATGGTGAGATCAGAGAACCAATTGAGCATATAGCAGTTGAGGTAACTGAGGGCAAGAAAGGACAATCGGATCATGTTGATAATAGTTTTCTTAACAGAGAAGTGGTGGGTACAATGGGATTTATCAATAATGCAGACCATGCTTTTGAGGGAAAAGAGTCAAAATGTGATAGTACTGAAATAGATAAGAAGGGTGTTGAAGAAGCTTCTGGTGTACCTCATAGCATTAAGTGTGAGAGTGGATTTGATAAAGATGCTTCTTTTCAAGAATCATTGACTGTTGAAAGCTCAGCTAGCGGAGCTTTTTTAGATGAGACTAACAATGCTGCAATTAGTATACCCCCTAGCGAATCAGTGAAGAGAGATGTGCAGGAGTGTCAAGACACAAATCTTGAACAAGCTGCATGTGGAGGTGAAGTAACTCAACCAACTATTGCACAAGGAACTGATCTGAGACTTGATAGTGATGAACTAGTACAACAGAGTGACACAGCTTTGGCCAAATCCTCTTTGTACTTTGATAATGCAGGGAAGGATGTTGATAGTGGAACCCATCGTAGCCGCATGATTAATTTGCCCCGATCGTCTGGTTCATCTTCCCCTGGTAGGAACAGAACCTTTTCTGGGAGGGGAATGCCTTTTAGAGCAGGAAGAGAGAGATTTTCTGATGTGACAAATGAACGAGACATAGTATATTTTCGAGGGAGGTGAATGttttattttgctttcttttCTCATTCTTTGATTACATTTACATGTTATTCAGTTTTCGctggcttttttttttccactCTTTTCCCGATTTGTGttaattgctttttttttttcccttttcagAGAGGAAAATTACGGTGATGACACCCACAAGTTTTTTAGGGAGAGGCACCATGAGCAGACAACTAGGAACTCTAGATTCAATTATGTTCGTGGCAGAGGTAGGATTAATAATCGAATAAACACCTTTCGAGGTGATCGAGATTCTGATCGTAACTTTGCTTCAGAATTTCCCAACAGTCAACAAGAGTATCGAGTTCCTAGACATAAATATGAATCGTCTGATGTTGATCATGAATATAGTACTTACAATGTCACTCAAGATGGAGGCTTTGTTGGTTCTGGTCGTGGAGGTAGGAAGCATTTAAATGATGAAGGACCATTCGGTCGTCGGATTCCCTCAAGGAATCAGTCTCCTGGTGCAGGGCCTGCAGGTCGTGGTAGGCATATGGTAAGAAGAATGCCAAGAAATATTAGTCCTAGATGTGTTGGGGAGGATGATTCCGAGATGGTCAGGCATAGGCGAAATGACAAGTTTGCAAGGAGTTTCCAATATGATGATATAGATCCTCCTGAGTTCTCGCGACCCCAACCTCCATTTGAGGGAGTAGATGGTCAGTTCTCCCAAGGAAACAGGAACTTCCCCTCGGTACAGAGAAAAGTTATGCACCGTTCAGTTCGTTCAAAATCTCCTGTAAGTGGTAGAAACCGTTCACCTGGGCCATGGTCATCTCCCAGGAGAAGATCTCCATATGGGTTTTCTGGACATCCAGATTTGGCACAAAGGACTCCATTTTACAGAATAGACAGGATGAGATCCCCTGATCGCCGCTGTTTTGCTGGAGAAGTGGTGGTTAGAAGGCATGACATGAGAGGGATGGATTCAGGTCGCGGTCATGGGCACC is a window from the Cannabis sativa cultivar Pink pepper isolate KNU-18-1 chromosome 1, ASM2916894v1, whole genome shotgun sequence genome containing:
- the LOC115707297 gene encoding uncharacterized protein LOC115707297, whose product is MFGIMPVSANEESGVKPVIRQSVDYLAGIPIKKRRFPLFRPNSPPPAEEPCLCPTETSSLQKDQSSLSQGSRLSYSSVATTSSGLSDVVKHPEPEARSSSVVSDHVGNINLTNIMHPEPEERSSSVVNDHVRNISLTNIKVEETSLTTQPGSAANMNGEEKLVKAKDPIDQTISVKNVLKPAGSLALNVGFDVPIKDRTEVKVEPEVAALQENSKSLLNLKEQFVLALSSKSSGSQHQETLEPVPQNLSSSKERSSSYCKGDAGEVNVHRAHLCANRANWDLNTPMDTWESSLNDAVISQTSAGGMVPAGRREDEQPLIGLAITSEKLSSIESKNVTDFSRLSSHKDKPGDSLHLQLSPSCLNFPIQEPSTASPKLDTNKVIPMTSMPRVVLPSINIGKGIIRPVKSEPVEERVKVETHGAESFSLASLDSSVASSVNGLPLKLNEQMVEGTDKHFSCAVRCKTADIPCPIENSSFLTENKNSTAAVMCKNTEVASPVRNPSSSAEYKPSGETSKTAESICSVMNSSFHTALGMGGEHINQSERFSSTSAMHLEACESSGKFTLDKAATSVSIDVNVDTTNPERSKVDDSKKCGSKVANDLPLRGDGEGSASDDEKINISAETGDSYSSDYESDGNHAIDMSIDMELDSDYEDGEIREPIEHIAVEVTEGKKGQSDHVDNSFLNREVVGTMGFINNADHAFEGKESKCDSTEIDKKGVEEASGVPHSIKCESGFDKDASFQESLTVESSASGAFLDETNNAAISIPPSESVKRDVQECQDTNLEQAACGGEVTQPTIAQGTDLRLDSDELVQQSDTALAKSSLYFDNAGKDVDSGTHRSRMINLPRSSGSSSPGRNRTFSGRGMPFRAGRERFSDVTNERDIVYFRGREENYGDDTHKFFRERHHEQTTRNSRFNYVRGRGRINNRINTFRGDRDSDRNFASEFPNSQQEYRVPRHKYESSDVDHEYSTYNVTQDGGFVGSGRGGRKHLNDEGPFGRRIPSRNQSPGAGPAGRGRHMVRRMPRNISPRCVGEDDSEMVRHRRNDKFARSFQYDDIDPPEFSRPQPPFEGVDGQFSQGNRNFPSVQRKVMHRSVRSKSPVSGRNRSPGPWSSPRRRSPYGFSGHPDLAQRTPFYRIDRMRSPDRRCFAGEVVVRRHDMRGMDSGRGHGHPGSVMPNRSPSDRIAIRERRFGGLDPQERPESDDFFGGRLHELGSDVNGEERRFGERRGPVRPYRTPFNVDDVIDRDFHIRIKNRPGNAPRRMRNIEEQEANYRQGGQMWHNNEFDEMSRVKRKRF